A single region of the Cynocephalus volans isolate mCynVol1 chromosome 12, mCynVol1.pri, whole genome shotgun sequence genome encodes:
- the LOC134391821 gene encoding olfactory receptor 1165-like gives MLTGRNVSAGANFVLLGFSEFPPLKVPLFLLFLAIYTVTVFGNLGMILIIRVSPKLHTPMYFFLSHLSFLDLCYSSVNTPELLEILVVKTKTVSFLSCMIQFFIGCTFVITEVFMLTVMAYDRFVAVCNPLLYTVAMSPKLCALLVAGTYIWGALCSLTLTYCLLELSYCGSTINHYCCEFSALLSVSCSDTHFSLMVMLVISTFNEACSLLVILTSYAFIVVTIIKIPSKGVFRKAFSTCASHLTAITIFHGILLVLYCVPKSKGSWILIKVATLFYTIVIPMLNPLIYSVRNKDVKEAVKMLIHTKVLSHSM, from the coding sequence ATGCTGACTGGGAGAAATGTGAGTGCTGGAGCCAATTTTGTCCTGTTGGGCTTCTCAGAGTTCCCACCCCTCAAGGTGCCCCTCTTCCTGCTGTTCTTGGCCATCTACACTGTCACTGTGTTTGGAAACTTGGGAATGATTTTGATCATCAGGGTCAGTCCCAAACTCCACACCCCAATGTACTTTTTCCTCAGTCATTTATCTTTCCTCGATCTCTGTTATTCCTCAGTTAATACCCCTGAACTATTAGAGATCTTGGTTGTGAAAACCAAGACTGTGTCCTTCTTGAGTTGCATGATTCAATTTTTCATCGGCTGCACATTTGTGATTACAGAAGTGTTCATGTTAacagtgatggcctatgaccggttTGTGGCTGTTTGTAACCCCCTGCTCTACACAGTCGCTATGTCTCCTAAGCTCTGTGCTCTCCTCGTAGCTGGAACTTACATATGGGGTGCACTCTGTTCCTTGACTCTCACATACTGCCTTTTGGAGCTATCCTACTGTGGATCTACCATAAATCACTATTGCTGTGAGTTTTCGGCCCTCCTGTCTGTATCCTGCTCTGACACGCACTTCAGCCTGATGGTGATGTTAGTCATTTCTACATTCAATGAGGCTTGTAGCCTCCTGGTTATCTTAACTTCCTATGCCTTCATAGTTGTCACCATCATCAAGATACCTTCTAAGGGTGTTTTTcggaaagccttctccacctgtgcctctCACCTGACTGCCATCACCATTTTCCATGGGATTCTTCTTGTTCTCTACTGTGTGCCCAAATCTAAGGGCTCATGGATCCTCATTAAAGTAGCCACTTTGTTTTACACCATTGTGATCCCTATGCTAAATCCTCTTATCTACAGCGTTAGAAATAAAGATGTGAAGGAGGCTGTCAAGATGTTAATTCACACCAAAGTGCTTTCTCACTCAATGTAA
- the LOC134391820 gene encoding olfactory receptor 1165-like: MLTGRNVSAGANFVLLGFSEFPPLKVPLFLLFLAIYTVTVFGNLGMILIIRVSPKLHTPMYFFLSHLSFLDLCYSSVNTPELLEILVVKTKTVSFLSCMIQFFIGCTFVITEVFMLTVMAYDRFVAVCNPLLYTVAMSPKLCALLVAGTYIWGALCSLTLTYCLLELSYCGSTINHYCCEFSALLSVSCSDTHFSLMVMLVISTFNEACSLLVILTSYAFIVVTIIKIPSKGVFRKAFSTCASHLTAITIFHGILLVLYCVPKSKGSWILIKVATLFYTIVIPMLNPLIYSVRNKDVKEAVKMLIHTKVLSHSM, encoded by the coding sequence ATGCTGACTGGGAGAAATGTGAGTGCTGGAGCCAATTTTGTCCTGTTGGGCTTCTCAGAGTTCCCACCCCTCAAGGTGCCCCTCTTCCTGCTGTTCTTGGCCATCTACACTGTCACTGTGTTTGGAAACTTGGGAATGATTTTGATCATCAGGGTCAGTCCCAAACTCCACACCCCAATGTACTTTTTCCTCAGTCATTTATCTTTCCTCGATCTCTGTTATTCCTCAGTTAATACCCCTGAACTATTAGAGATCTTGGTTGTGAAAACCAAGACTGTGTCCTTCTTGAGTTGCATGATTCAATTTTTCATCGGCTGCACATTTGTGATTACAGAAGTGTTCATGTTAacagtgatggcctatgaccggttTGTGGCTGTTTGTAACCCCCTGCTCTACACAGTCGCTATGTCTCCTAAGCTCTGTGCTCTCCTCGTAGCTGGAACTTACATATGGGGTGCACTCTGTTCCTTGACTCTCACATACTGCCTTTTGGAGCTATCCTACTGTGGATCTACCATAAATCACTATTGCTGTGAGTTTTCGGCCCTCCTGTCTGTATCCTGCTCTGACACGCACTTCAGCCTGATGGTGATGTTAGTCATTTCTACATTCAATGAGGCTTGTAGCCTCCTGGTTATCTTAACTTCCTATGCCTTCATAGTTGTCACCATCATCAAGATACCTTCTAAGGGTGTTTTTcggaaagccttctccacctgtgcctctCACCTGACTGCCATCACCATTTTCCATGGGATTCTTCTTGTTCTCTACTGTGTGCCCAAATCTAAGGGCTCATGGATCCTCATTAAAGTAGCCACTTTGTTTTACACCATTGTGATCCCTATGCTAAATCCTCTTATCTACAGCGTTAGAAATAAAGATGTAAAGGAGGCTGTCAAGATGTTAATTCACACCAAAGTGCTTTCTCACTCAATGTAA